The stretch of DNA GGTTCAATTGATAGGATCATGTAATGGGTTAGTTTGTTTAGCTAATTCATCTTTTTCTGTCGATTATTTCTATTTATGGAATCCCGTAAGTTACGATTGGCGCAAATTTTCCGACCCCTGTTTTACTTCCTGTAATTGTATCGTGTCTTGGGGATTTGCGCATGTCTCCAGTATTGATGACTATAAGGTTGTCAAAATAGTTCAAGACCGTGACCTACTAGAAACCACTGTCCATGTTTTTTCCTTGCGTTCACGGGAGTGGAGACGAGTTCATGATCATGGGCTTGACCGGAGTCTCTCTTTAACCAGAACCAACCCAGGTGTTCTGGTTAACGATTCGCTTTATTGGATCATGGTATCAAAAGGCCCTCTTGAGAAACAGATTGTCGTTCGTTTTAGCCTAACTCTGGAAAAGTTTGAAGAAGTTTCCGGTTTAGTAGTCCCAAGTGGTAGGGATCAGTTCTTGTGTGTTATTGGAGGGTGTTTGTCGACGTACAACTTGAATATCCGCCACGAGGCGGATCTCTCCATTTTAAAGCGACCCGGAGAAGTGAAATCCGTAACCATATCCTCTATGTCCGATAAATGGGTTTGTTCCGGGTTGGTGGGACCCACCAAAACCGGCAAGTTTTTCGTCATCTCAAGGGGTTCAGAGCTATCATTGATGGATCAGGGTTTCTCGGCTAAGGACCGGTGCCCTCTTGTGACATTGGAACAAGCTGACAGGCTTTCTATAGTGAGCTATGTTCCAAGTTTGATTTCACCATTTCCTATCTGAGATTTACAGCATTTACAAGAAGGATTCCGTAATGCTCTGTTTTGTATTCTCCCTTTCATTTAACAATTGTTGATTTGTAGTAAATTAGTGATTTATGTAATGCTCATTTTATCTAATCATGCTCTGTTTTGTATTCTCCCTTTCATTCCCTCCCCTGTACGTCTGTAATATGCGGAAAAGAACTCACTTAGTACAATACATTAAGTTTTGTATGAGACAGTCTCACATGTGACAACCCTCCAAATGCTTATTTTCCTTGAATTATAAGGTTAATGAGTTGGTCTCACACGTAAGATCGTCTCATGTAAGTTTTTCTGAATAAAAAACGTGAAATGAAAATCTTGTTGTTGCTGTATGGAATCGTTGAGCAAGGATTTTCGGATATGTTCTTAAAGTACTCAAGTTTCTACATTTGATTAGTTTATGCAACAACTGGTTTCATATTTGTATGTCCTGAAGTGCGATTATAGCAGCATGAGTTTCAGATGAAGCATTTGTTTTTCTTTATATTGATCTGCTGATCTCATGTGATCTCCTTGACAATGTATTTTTGCTTTCAAATGTGTAGTGTTTTTATCCTATTTCTTACTTTTATCAGTTATGTATTTCGGGTGTTATTGTATAATGTATAATGATAGAAATCGTGATTTACGATTGGATCAAATAATAGACAATATGTGATATAATATTTAAATAATTTCGTGAAACTGTCTTTTTCGGATGAAATATTTTTAGATTGACTCGAGTATTAAACCATGATTTAATACTATGTATCTGACTCTCCTACCTCGCTTTGCGCCAGAGCACTATGTTGGGGCTCATACTATGATTTCagttatactccctctgtcccggtcatttgttgtcattttccattttggggtgtctctatcatttgttgtcctttctattttaagaatgaacttaatgagtaatttgatcattctcatttaatttgttccacttgtcatttagttattggtcatctcctctttccttggtctttgtgccaaaaccaaaggacaacaattgaccgggacggtgGGAGTATCTTGCTAGTCTAGAGCTTTTTTTCTGTTTGGCTGGTTAGAACAAGTGAATGACACAATTCTAATGTTGCAGAGAAATCTTTGTGACATTCCAACATGTCCCTTGAAGCTTACATCTGTATGACACTGTTCGGTCGGATCTTCTGAGAGTCCGAggtttgttttctcatttttctttaataaattATGGTTGCTCAGTGTTCAGTGTTCTTTATAGTTTATGCAATTATCTCTCGCGGACATCTGTATAAATGATGAAATAAAAACCAACCCAACCTGAATAACCACCCAACAACCCGAGTTAGAACCAAAATTCACCGTTACATGGATAGTCAAGGATGGCACAGTACCATTACAGTTGGGTTCCTGATTGCaggaatataattagtcgataatCTATCGAGTCATCTTTCATCCCTTGGTTTCACGAAACTATTGGGAGATTCGGAGTTTGCTTTTGTATATACTCATTTAGTCACCGAGGCAAACTCTAAATACTAATATGACCTCCTAGACGGGGGGTGCTCTTGGCCTAGTGAATATTGCTTACATCCTGAGTGGAAGTGGATCTAGACTCATCGGAACTTCAATTGAACGTAGACTCGAGCCTTACCTTACCCGGTTACCCCCTCTGCTTTTTACTGTTCACTAATAGAGTATTTGTCTTCTGATTTTTTCAAAAGCCATGATAAACGAACCTATTTAAGCAAATAACAATGGCATTTTTTATTTCAAATGTACTTAATCTTAGATCCAAATTATCCCAGATGCCCAAAATCCAAAAGTTGTTGAATTAATGTGACCTTTGGGACTACATATTGGATGAATTGAGAAGGAAGTTGGTGGAATTCTGATTTGAGCATTTGGTGTATTATAAATTGAGCCGAATTATCCCGTAAAATGCTTGTGTCACTCTATTCCTTAAAATTTTAGACCGACTTTATCCCCAAACTCAATTTACTCAACTTGAGTATGAGTTTCAAAATTTAACGAGTTGGAGTATAGACTAGGGATAAGTTAGAAATGTTTTTGTTGGGTCTTGGAAGTCGAAGATTTAATTTAAGACTCGTGGATAATAAAATGTGGGTGGGAAAGTGAGTCAAGATTAAGTCTTAAAAATATAACAAATTTTAGGATTCATTTTCGGTTTAGGATAAAGATAGTCTAGATTATTCTAATTCTACAATCGCATATATTGAGTGGTGAAGTAGATTTTCGAGTGACGTTATTAGTCCCCTGTTATAATGGTCTAATAAGCATCATGGGGCTGCTATATCAGTGACTACATAGTAACATACATGACTTCATCAATAGGAAATTAAATACTCCGGAGTATGAGTTGTGAGTTATGACCAACAATAACATGCTGACATGGTAATGATATGGTTTTACGTGGAGGATTGAGCGTGTATTTGCTTTCAATTCTTTAGCTTTAGATCTGCATGCATGGCTGGCCACTGCTACAGTCTCTACTTCCTGTCTCTGTCCATTATTACGTGTATTGACTATTGATCCCTCCCTTCCCGGACATTACGTGTATTGACTATTGATCCCTCCCTTCCCTTCCATGTCGGCATGTCCTCTAATAAAATACGGAATAATATTTAGGTGGTGTTTGGCTTTACTTATGTAAAATGGTTTTTCCTTTTTAAAAAAAGTACAAGTTACTTTTTGGAAAACTTTTGGTTGTTTGGCCATGCTTTTGTAAAAGCGGTTTCTCATAAAATTTATATGTTTGGTCTAACTACTTTAATATaacttttgtttgttttttggGTTCTTTAGGTGAAAAGTAGAAGTAGTAAATATCTACTTTTACTTTTGGGGGTGAATAATTAGTTTTTGACTTttcaaaaacacttttaaaactcTCTAATTTACCGTGTTTGGCCAGgctactactttttcaattacagAAACACTTATGAAGTTTGGCCAAATAGCTAAAAAGGATAATTCTCATGGTACCCTTAAAGCTTGCAATTTTCCCCCCAAATGTcttgtttttttaaaaaattattttaactGCTCATATCTCTTAGTAACGATTTCGTATAGCCATTAGCCGCGATTCTTTCTCTTAAATTGTTGATCTTGGAAagactattattttgaaaaaaaaaaaatcattttctgCATATGTGGtcaaaaataaaagctgcttaaAGTTTCttgaacgaataaactttgatAAGTCATAACTCCGTTCTAAGATGTCAGAAAAGGACCGATTTTTTCAAGTTGAAGATCTCTTAAAGACGTTCCACTTAGGAAAAAAATTCTTGGCTTTTCGATCTTGTAACTAGGAGATATGACTAGTCAAACATTTATTTTTGACACAAGTAGGGGAATTCGAGGAAAAAATGGAAATTACAGGGCACCATTGGAATTATCCCTATTTAAAATCATTATCTTTTTTTTAATAACCTCTTCATTCAATCAACCGTTAGATCGTTTTAAACCAGAATCTAGACATTAAAAGGAAATGGAGCGGATTCTAATTGCAGTATTACGAGTCCACAAATTTAGACTTTTAGACATGTCTGATATACTGATACTTTTTCAACAACCTAATGACTTAAATAATCTCTTTTCTCTAGTTATGAGAAAAATATAGAGATGATGTAATAAATGAATAAGTGTAAAACGACATAAAAAAAGAAAATTTGGATTTCCTAAAATGATTTCTAATATGAAATATAGAAATATTAGGTTATCaaaatttataaatttaattggACTTTCTAATGTGAAGGGTGTGTATTATAGTATATCCAACATTCCGACCCCCTTACCTTGATTCGAGTGAGAGTAGTTTCTACAATACTTCATTGTTTAAGTATTCAAAAAGGTAGGGCATAAGTGTACAACATAAGAGTTGTCAACAAGTCATAAATTCTCCTATATAAAACCTGAACCATATTAAGACTTCCTCAGTCATCACCTCACCCATAACTAATTCATGGTGAAGCAAGACAAATTAGTAGGAAACAAGATGTATGCTTTTTACTGTCCACTGATAAAGTATCTGTCTTCTGATGTTCTCAAAAGCTAGCTCTAACCCCTGATAAATTAATCTATTAGGTAATGTTTGAAAATACGGATTTAATTTCACTTTTGTGATTTTAAATATAGAAATTAAAATGTTTGAATTTACTTTTGAATCAAATTCGAAAACTTCTTTTGAAAATCAAGTAgaattcgatttcaaatttcaatttctCAATGTTTTTTAAAAAACTCTTAAAATGTCTCGATTACGGAATTTATAGTTACAATTCTAAGTTGTCAATCACACCATTAGGAGAATAACAATGGACTTTTTTTTGTTCCAAATGTACTTGTTCCAAATGTACTAGACTAGATAATTATTTATGTGTTGATGGAAAAGATGATGAGGATTAAAACTAAAGGATTTACGATAATCACTCTTAAATTAGTATACTTTGTACCATAATTTTTATAACGGTAAGACAATTTTACGGTCTTACAGTATGAGACAATTTTTTATTAGAAAGTCAATTCATTTGTTACTATTAATAAAAGAAcaatatttaacaattaaatcatAGAAGTATTATAGACTTATAGTGAAAGACCGTGTCACCCAAAAATTATTAACACTGTACAACAATATTTTTGTTTGGTCAGCTTTTTATTGGGGCATTGACTTATCAATAGGAAATTAAATATTCTGTAGGTCTGACTTGTGACCAACATGGTGACATTTTGATGAGTCATTGCTTTTAGATTTTGGTGATATGGTTTTACGTGGAGAATAGAGCCTGTATTTTGCTTTGAATTCTTCTTGTTTAGATTTGCATGACTCCCTACATTTCCTAGTTTCCTACTTCCTGTCGTCTATCTCCAATATTTTTACATAGTCTTGGATATGGATTCCACATCGACCTTTATATGTATTTGAAGATATAATTAATCATGTTTAAGATCGTTTTAACTTATGACCTATCACAAGCCACAACCATGATATCGATTGACTAGTAAAGTTAAGTGTAAACTATACAATTCAAATGAAGAGACTCATGGTCTCATTTTATATAAAATGAGTTAAGTTTTAATTCTTATCTTCTTTTCCTATATTGATGTGGCGGATAATTATCCTGGTTTTTATTTAAAAATGACCCACTTGAGGAACCTATGTGTCATGTGTCCAGCGGCGGAGCCAGAATCGTTTAAGTGCGGGTTTATTTTAATGTAATtgtattcatttttttttgttacgAGATCTTAAAGACATAAAATTTTCAAGTCAGACAAATTTTAATGATGAAAACAGTCAATTGTCGGAAAGTTGTGGGGTCTCAAGACCCCAGTCACCCCACTACCTTATATATTTGGCTATGCTActgcatgtgtcatggtcttgcATGTGAAGGGTATGTACGTAGATCCAACCCCCTTACCCTGGTTCGAGCGAGGTTGATGTTAATGCAATACTGTAGTTCCTAATGTATATATTGTTTTAGAATTGAAAAACGTGGGGTATAACATAGTTCCATAAGAATTGTCAACAGGTAAGTCATCAATTTCTCTATATAAACCCTGAACTATTAAGACTTCCTCAATCATCACCTCATTCATAATTAGTTGAAAAGTtttaagttaaaaaaaaaaaggaatggaGCAAATTAGTAGGAAATTAATCAACTCCGATGTGTACCGAGTTGAAGATTATGCCTACCAAACGACGATTGTTAAGAGAAAACCTCATCGTACCATCGTGAAGGGTCTCAAATTACTTAACCAAATCGTCAAAACTGTTGCACCAACAACTAGTTTCACAAATTTCTCAATTCTTACCCAAGAAAATGACCTCCCTCTTGATTTGTTTACCTATGAGATACTTGCTAGGCTTCCTATCAAATGCTTGCTTCGGCTAAAATCAGTTTCGAAACATTGGTGCTCTACTGTATCCTCTTTTGAGTTTgccaatattcattttaaaaccCGTCTTTCATGTCCCCTTTCGTCTTCTCCTGTAGACTATCTATTCATTCAGGTAGCTACTAAGTTCTATCTTCTTTCTGTTCAAGATGATAATGTAGTTCTTGATTATCGCTTAGTTAAACTAGAGCCGAATTTTGAGAACCATGGCGACGAAGGAAATGACGTTCAATTGGTAGGTTCATGTAATGGGTTAGTTTGTTTGGCAAATTCCTCTTTTTCTGCTGATTATTTTCTATATATGGAACCCTGTAAGTTACAATTGGCGCAAATTTTCCGACCCCTGTTTTACATCCTGTGATTGTATTGTGTCTTGGGGATTTGCCTACGTTTCCAACTCGGATGACTATAAGGTTGTGAAAATAGTTCAAGACTATGACCTGTTAGAAATAAATGTGTCCGTCTTTTCTTTGGGTTCTCGAGAATGGAAACGAATCCATGATCATGGGCTTGACCCGAGTCTCTCTTTAACCAGAACCAACCCGGGTGTTCTGGTTAACGACTCGCTTTATTGGATCATGGTATCAAAAGGCCCTCTTGAGAAACGGGTTGTCGTTCGTTTTAGCCTAACTCTTGAAAAGTTTGAAGAAGTTTCCGGTTTAGTAGTCCCAAGTGGTAGGGATCAGTTCTTGTGTGTTATCGGAGGGTGTTTGTCGACGTACAACGTGAATATCCGCCACGAGGCGGATCTCTCCATTTTGAAGCGACCCGGAGAAGTGAAATCTGTAACCATATCCTCTATGTCCGATAAATGGGTTTGTTCCGGGTTGGTGGGACCCACCAAAACCGGCAAGTTTTTTGTCATATCAAAGGGTTCAGAGTTAGCACTGATGGATACTGGTTTCTCGGCTAAAGACCGGACCCCACTTGTGACATTGGAACAAGCTAACAGACTTTCTATAGCGAGTTATGTTCCAAGTTTGATTTCACCATTTTCTATCTGAGATTTACATCATGTACAAGAAGGATTCCGTAATGCTCTGTTTTGTATTCTCCCTTTAATTTGACAAGTGTTGATttgtagtgaattagtgatttaTGTAAATGGTAGATATTACTATTTACTATGTGTAAGCAAAGTCGTACACAGATATACGGTTTTTAAAATCACAAAGTTGCCGATAAAGAAACGACGAGGTTGAACCTTAATACCCAGATTTCATATTCGCCATTTCAGGTGTTTACAATTCAATTTCTTGTATTCACGATAAAATGGTAAAGCAATATTATCAATTTGATTTCTTACCAAAGTTGGTAAATTACTAATCCAAATTCAGTAAAATTTTGGTTTCACTACTGCTAAAAAAAAAGTTGGTGATATGGTATTAAATCAAGGTTCAAGGCTCAACAATGAAACGTAATCATTTTGTAAAAAATTTTAAGATCACGGGAAGTTAACGTGACTATGCTTATTATTTAATTTCTAGgagttttttttaataaaaaccgTATACTTGGTTTTGATTTTAATGCCTAACTCAAACCAGATCGGTTTTCGAGAAATTGTATATAATATACAGAATTCAAATCGTATATACAGAAATTCGTGTAATATAATGTTATCACTAATTGAAAACATAGGAAATTATTATCTATGTTTTAACTTGGGGGAAGACATAGGAAGAAAAAGGATCCGAGATGCCGTTTGAAAGCATCTGAGTTCATAATCAATTGAAAACCACCAATATAATAACCTCATAAGTAATCAATGATCGAAGCCGACTCTTTTGCCGGACAGTACTTTGGAAGTTGCCAATTCCACAGATGTGGAAGATTCTCTTATGGAAAATTATTACCAATGTTTTACCGACTGGGCATGAATTCTACAAGCGGAGTATTGATGTGGATCCGTCATGCGGTATGTGTGGCGGGGATCAACGGGCTATGGAAATGCCTGAGCATCTATTTCGCGACTGCGATTTTTCAAGTAGAATCTGGGCAGGCTCTGATTTAGGCATTCGGGTAGAAGGAGCCGAGGGCGTCTCTATCTCTGATTTGATTTGTAACTGGATCCGCTATTTAGCCAAAAGGGAAGAGGGGATCTATCAAGTGATCTCTTTCGTGGCTACTTTGTGGGCTCTATGGACTACGCGAAATAGGATCAGATTCCAGGATCAGGATGTCAACTCGCATATTATCACCAATATGATTTATCGGGATATCCGGGAACGAGTGAACATACTGTGGAAGTCCCTTGATAAAAAAAATGGGTCAGGTTAACAGGAGAACAGAAGAGGAAGGGACACTCCAAGAGGAATCTTTGGCTATTCGTGATGGTCACCCGGTGTGTATTCTCGGCATGCCGAGCGGATGTGCGGTGATACGGGTGAAGGTAGATGCCAACTGGAACCGAAATTTTGAGGCGGCTTTCGGGTGGATTGCTTATGATGATATGGGGAGAGAACTGGGACGGAGACAAGTGCGCACTAGAGCGGAATCGGCACTGCAGGCTGAAGCCATGGGGGTTCGAGATATTGTACTATGGGCACAAGAGTGGCGATATCTTCATCTGGACATTTATTCGGACTGCTTGCAGGTTATCAATCAAATAGCAGGAGCTGACAATGATGATTACAGGATTACGGGCATTCTTGAGGACATTCGTCTTTCTTTTAGCTCTTTCCATTGCTTATGTTTTAATTTTATTCCGAGACTTTTAAATGGCCTTGCGCATAATCTTGCGAAGCAGGCCATGAAACTGTGAAAACTTTATttacagctgtcaaaaaaaaaaaaaaaaaaaagtaatcaaAATCTGATTTAATCCGAATGAACTGAATTTGATATACCTAAAAAACCACCAACTTAAATGCATAAGAATTATTATCTATGATAACTTGTACCCGAATACATTTGGAAATTTAAATAACTGAATTATTTGGCATTTTTCGTATTTAATAAATTTCATGTACGTCGAACTAAGCCATTGGAATTGAAAATTATTAGCCTAACCCAGCTTAAGAAAACTATTCACCTTAACTCATACTAGCCTAACCTCTGTTTGGTAAAATTATCTGAAAAGGTAGCTGGAAcatgaaaagctaactgaaacctgaaaagttaacgaataaggtagctgaaaattaggaattGATTAGGTAGttgattatataaaaaagtgtTTGACAACTAACTGAAAaagtaactgattttgatgaaatgacgtaaaatgaTGTGATAACTATTTGATAGTAGTataaatttaaggggtaaaaacggaaatccaaatcaaatcaggtacctgaaatctcaaatgctactctaggtagcctTTCATTTCAGAtaacttatttggttaaataagctacttacCAAACGCTTAAAAAAAAAGGTACCTAAAAtgttggtcaaataagctatttTAACCAAATCAGATACCTAAAATGACTTGCCGGAACCTAACTATTCCGTAATCGACCAAATAATACCACCC from Silene latifolia isolate original U9 population chromosome 10, ASM4854445v1, whole genome shotgun sequence encodes:
- the LOC141608653 gene encoding F-box/kelch-repeat protein At3g06240-like, whose product is MEQISRKLINSDVYRVEDYAYQTTIVKRKPHRTIVKGLKLLNQIVKTVAPTTSFTNFSILTQENDLPLDLFTYEILARLPIKCLLRLKSVSKHWCSTVSSFEFANIHFKTRLSCPLSSSPVDYLFIQVATKFYLLSVQDDNVVLDYRLVKLEPNFENHGDEGNDVQLVGSCNGLVCLANSSFSADYFLYMEPFQDYDLLEINVSVFSLGSREWKRIHDHGLDPSLSLTRTNPGVLVNDSLYWIMVSKGPLEKRVVVRFSLTLEKFEEVSGLVVPSGRDQFLCVIGGCLSTYNVNIRHEADLSILKRPGEVKSVTISSMSDKWVCSGLVGPTKTGKFFVISKGSELALMDTGFSAKDRTPLVTLEQANRLSIASYVPSLISPFSI
- the LOC141608654 gene encoding uncharacterized protein LOC141608654; amino-acid sequence: MGQVNRRTEEEGTLQEESLAIRDGHPVCILGMPSGCAVIRVKVDANWNRNFEAAFGWIAYDDMGRELGRRQVRTRAESALQAEAMGVRDIVLWAQEWRYLHLDIYSDCLQVINQIAGADNDDYRITGILEDIRLSFSSFHCLCFNFIPRLLNGLAHNLAKQAMKL